The Rhinopithecus roxellana isolate Shanxi Qingling chromosome 13, ASM756505v1, whole genome shotgun sequence genome contains a region encoding:
- the FAM209B gene encoding protein FAM209B: MPPSPFESSSWATPVSPINLCPEIITMARVASAQGLCDITKGLAPGAQSPSCEDKQTHYEHLPSPSLPTMWTLKWFLVLLLCLTCSYASMFSFLREKTSEPQGKVPCGGHFRIRQNLPEHAQGWLGSKWLWLWFVVVLFVILKYQRDSKKNKEQSPPGLRCFSFRTPLKKNQNASLFKDCTFNTLHELEVELVRFVYKVRHLKGAMATGNVSNLRLQSSEMPANPHHLTIYDIWEEQSSS, encoded by the exons ATGCCCCCATCTCCCTTTGAGTCCTCCTCCTGGGCGACCCCTGTGAGCCCCATTAACCTCTGTCCTGAAATCATCACAATGGCCAGGGTGGCCTCAGCTCAGGGCCTCTGTGACATCACCAAGGGCCTGGCACCAGGTGCCCAGTCTCCCAGTTGCGAGGACAAGCAAACCCATTATGAGCATCTCCCTTCCCCATCTCTGCCCACCATGTGGACGCTGAAATGGTTCCTGGTCCTGCTTCTGTGCCTCACCTGCAGCTATGCCTCTATGTTCTCTTTTCTGAGAGAGAAAACTAGCGAACCCCAGGGGAAGGTGCCGTGCGGAGGGCACTTTCGGATTCGGCAGAATCTACCAGAGCACGCCCAAGGCTGGCTTGGGAGCAAATGGCTCTGGCTTTGGTTTGTTGTTGTGCTGTTTGTGATACTGAAGTATCAAAGAGACAGTAAGAAGAATAAG GAGCAGAGTCCTCCTGGCCTTCGATGCTTCTCATTTCGCACTCcactaaagaaaaatcaaaatgcttCTCTTTTCAAAGACTGTACATTCAATACCTTACACGAACTCGAGGTGGAGCTTGTGAGGTTTGTGTACAAAGTGCGGCATCTTAAAGGTGCCATGGCAACAGGCAATGTCAGTAACCTCAGGCTTCAAAGTTCAGAGATGCCTGCAAATCCACACCATCTCACGATCTATGACATATGGGAAGAACAAAGCTCTAGCTGA